Proteins from a single region of Halorubrum sp. 2020YC2:
- a CDS encoding ammonium transporter produces the protein MTGGVLATIDPSTFASAMNGTWILVVTFLIFFMHAGFAMLEAGQVRSKNVANQLTKNLLTWSVGVTVFFLIGTAFTSLVNGSPGIASAAGSLFTGGELAVESGAVGPYVNWLYGAVFAMTAATIVSGAVAGRAKLRAYVTYTFLLAAVIYPMVIAFTWSASGDGLVAQLTGVAFHDFAGGMIVHGMGGIAGLTAAAVLGPRMDRYAEDGSTNVIPGHSLTFAVLGTLVLAFGWYGFNVGTASVVSGGVFNTMTINLVAMGTTIAMAAGGIGAALVVWLRTGKVDTLYVANGLLAGLVGITAIPDTTAWWGALVVGLLAGGQLPLVFEFVSDTLKIDDVCAVFPVHGSAGVLGTLLFPFVAAPGQLSAGIGAHFIAQLTGVVIIGGWTLTATAAVWYVLKVSGEARVTAEHEQEGLDISEHGVETYPEFGGDRVATDGGPSVVDTTEESPRADGGEEAGSQIKMVTAVVRPDKLGDIKQALAEVNAPSLTVTNVSGRGSQPAKKGQWRGEEFTVDLHQKVKVEVVVADIPADEVAEAIADAAETGEPGDGKVFIMPVEDALQVRTGTTGPEAV, from the coding sequence GTGACGGGTGGCGTCCTCGCCACGATCGATCCGAGCACGTTCGCGTCCGCAATGAACGGGACGTGGATCCTCGTCGTGACGTTCCTCATCTTCTTCATGCACGCCGGCTTCGCGATGCTCGAAGCCGGGCAGGTGCGGTCGAAGAACGTCGCCAACCAGCTGACGAAGAACCTCCTGACGTGGAGCGTCGGGGTGACGGTGTTCTTCCTCATTGGCACGGCGTTCACGAGCCTCGTGAACGGGTCGCCGGGAATCGCCTCCGCCGCCGGCTCGCTGTTCACCGGCGGCGAGCTCGCCGTCGAGTCGGGCGCGGTCGGTCCGTACGTCAACTGGCTCTACGGCGCGGTGTTCGCGATGACCGCCGCGACGATCGTCTCCGGGGCGGTCGCCGGTCGCGCGAAGCTCCGCGCGTACGTCACGTACACGTTCCTCCTCGCCGCGGTCATCTACCCGATGGTCATCGCGTTCACCTGGTCGGCGTCGGGCGACGGGCTCGTCGCGCAGCTGACCGGCGTCGCGTTCCACGACTTCGCCGGCGGCATGATCGTCCACGGGATGGGGGGGATCGCGGGCCTCACGGCCGCGGCCGTCCTCGGTCCGCGGATGGACCGCTACGCCGAGGACGGGTCGACGAACGTCATTCCCGGCCACTCGCTAACGTTCGCCGTCCTCGGGACGCTCGTCCTCGCGTTCGGCTGGTACGGGTTCAACGTCGGCACGGCCTCTGTCGTCAGCGGCGGGGTGTTCAACACGATGACCATCAACCTCGTCGCGATGGGGACGACCATCGCGATGGCGGCCGGCGGGATCGGCGCCGCGCTGGTCGTGTGGCTCCGCACCGGGAAAGTCGACACGCTCTACGTCGCCAACGGGCTCCTCGCGGGGCTCGTCGGCATCACTGCCATCCCGGACACCACGGCGTGGTGGGGCGCGCTGGTCGTCGGCCTCCTCGCCGGCGGACAGCTCCCGCTCGTCTTCGAGTTCGTCTCGGACACGCTCAAGATTGACGACGTCTGCGCGGTGTTCCCGGTCCACGGCAGCGCGGGCGTCCTGGGGACGCTCCTCTTCCCCTTCGTCGCCGCGCCGGGGCAGCTCAGCGCGGGCATCGGTGCGCACTTCATCGCCCAGCTGACCGGCGTCGTCATCATCGGTGGCTGGACGCTCACCGCGACCGCCGCCGTCTGGTACGTCCTCAAGGTGAGCGGCGAGGCGCGCGTCACGGCGGAACACGAGCAGGAAGGGCTCGACATCTCCGAGCACGGCGTCGAGACCTACCCCGAGTTCGGCGGCGACCGCGTCGCCACCGACGGCGGTCCCTCCGTCGTAGACACCACGGAGGAGTCCCCGCGCGCCGACGGCGGGGAGGAGGCCGGCTCGCAGATCAAGATGGTCACCGCGGTCGTCCGCCCCGACAAGCTCGGGGACATCAAGCAGGCGCTCGCGGAGGTCAACGCGCCCTCGCTCACCGTGACGAACGTCTCCGGCCGCGGCAGCCAGCCCGCGAAGAAGGGCCAGTGGCGCGGCGAGGAGTTCACCGTCGACCTCCACCAGAAGGTGAAAGTCGAGGTCGTCGTCGCCGACATCCCGGCCGACGAGGTGGCGGAGGCGATCGCCGACGCCGCCGAGACCGGAGAGCCGGGCGACGGCAAGGTGTTCATCATGCCGGTCGAGGACGCACTACAGGTCCGCACCGGCACGACCGGTCCGGAGGCGGTGTAG